The Lonsdalea populi genome window below encodes:
- a CDS encoding integrase arm-type DNA-binding domain-containing protein — protein MVPGFLCKITPAGRKVFMLQYRTNASERRKPALGQYGELTVDQARTMAQEWLAEVRRGGDPSAAKNTTRKAPTMKEFCRTFMEDYSKQRNKPSTQRGYQGLIDRCIIPIMGRMKVQNVKRPDVAALMKKLAYKPTEANKSFGVLRKMFNLAEVWGLALTARIRAATSRRTRPARKPGSSWMTSLCGSSSIWSTWRRKEWRTTLFRGRSACNSSSPLAAPKSARWNGTGLIWKSAVSSGLTARRVASPSR, from the coding sequence GTGGTGCCCGGCTTCCTGTGCAAGATCACCCCGGCGGGCCGCAAGGTGTTCATGCTCCAGTACCGCACGAACGCCAGCGAGCGCCGTAAGCCCGCCCTGGGCCAGTACGGGGAACTGACCGTTGATCAGGCGCGCACGATGGCGCAGGAGTGGCTGGCCGAGGTTCGCCGGGGCGGCGACCCTAGCGCGGCCAAGAATACCACCCGCAAGGCACCGACCATGAAGGAGTTTTGCCGCACCTTTATGGAGGACTACTCCAAGCAGCGCAACAAGCCCAGCACGCAGCGCGGCTATCAGGGCTTGATTGACCGCTGCATCATCCCGATCATGGGCCGGATGAAGGTACAGAACGTGAAACGCCCGGACGTAGCCGCACTGATGAAGAAACTGGCCTACAAGCCGACTGAGGCGAACAAGAGCTTCGGCGTCTTGCGCAAGATGTTCAACCTGGCGGAAGTGTGGGGGCTGGCCCTGACGGCACGAATCCGTGCCGCCACGTCCCGACGTACCCGCCCGGCAAGGAAACCCGGCTCATCGTGGATGACGAGCTTGTGCGGATCTTCCTCCATTTGGAGCACTTGGAGGCGGAAGGAATGGAGAACTACGTTATTCCGCGGGCGATCCGCCTGCAATTCGAGTTCGCCGCTCGCCGCTCCGAAATCTGCCCGCTGGAATGGGACTGGATTGATCTGGAAAAGCGCCGTGTCGTCTGGTCTGACAGCAAGACGGGTGGCATCTCCAAGCCGATGA
- the radC gene encoding RadC family protein has translation MLEAARQAIDLKMQRGAEFTSPALVKEYLRNKMASFEHEVFAVLFLDTRHRLIEYREMFHGTIDSTSVYPREVVKEALRINAAAVIFSHNHPSGNPEPSHADKVLTQRLKEVLTLVEVRTLDHVMVTGANTASFTERGLIQRRSLGPFLLKSRQHHCPKFRIARLTMAILPWAERHSARYNRFPLGINIPAAALTAGNGYGLHSSLSRRVPHDLVLRRRKDHANFEGRRRLQTARSLEWKRRRCAPDYP, from the coding sequence ATTCTTGAAGCCGCACGCCAAGCCATTGATTTGAAGATGCAGCGTGGTGCTGAGTTCACTTCCCCGGCGCTGGTCAAAGAGTACCTGCGCAACAAGATGGCAAGCTTCGAGCATGAAGTCTTTGCGGTGCTGTTCTTGGATACGCGCCACCGGCTGATCGAGTATCGGGAGATGTTCCACGGCACCATCGACAGCACCTCGGTGTATCCGCGCGAAGTGGTCAAGGAAGCGCTGCGGATCAATGCGGCGGCAGTGATCTTCTCGCACAACCATCCGAGCGGGAATCCTGAGCCGTCGCATGCAGACAAGGTGCTGACGCAGCGGCTGAAAGAGGTTCTGACGCTGGTGGAGGTTCGCACGCTGGATCATGTCATGGTGACGGGAGCTAATACAGCGTCGTTTACAGAGCGAGGGCTGATCCAGCGTAGGAGCCTCGGCCCCTTTTTGCTTAAATCGCGGCAACACCATTGCCCAAAATTCCGCATCGCCCGACTGACAATGGCAATATTGCCTTGGGCCGAGAGACATAGTGCCCGGTACAATAGGTTTCCGCTGGGCATTAACATCCCCGCTGCTGCACTTACTGCCGGTAACGGATACGGTCTTCATTCTTCTTTATCGCGTCGAGTGCCTCACGACCTAGTCCTTCGTCGTCGCAAAGACCACGCAAATTTTGAAGGTCGTCGGCGTCTCCAAACTGCCCGATCACTTGAATGGAAAAGGAGGCGATGCGCGCCAGACTATCCATGA